ATGCGGAAAATCCACAGTGCTGCGCACCATCAACCGTATGCATGAAGTCACCCCCGGTGCGCGGGTCACCGGTGAGATTCTGCTCGACGGGAAAAATATTTACGACCCCGATGTGGATCCGGTGGCAGTACGCTCCACCATCGGGATGGTGTTTCAAAAACCGAACCCGTTTCCCACAATGTCCATCGCCGAGAACGTGACAGCAGGTCTGCGCCTTGCCGGGGAGAAGAATAAGGACAAACTGGCTGCCGTCACCGAAGAAGCCCTGCGGGGGGCGAATCTGTGGGAGGAAGTCAAAGATCGCCTCGACAAGCCGGGCGGTGGGCTGTCCGGTGGACAGCAGCAGCGGCTTTGTATTGCCCGGGCGATCGCAGTAAAGCCGAATGTGTTGCTTATGGATGAGCCGTGTTCGGCACTTGATCCGATCTCGACGCTGGCGGTGGAAGAACTCATCACACAGCTGAAAGATGACTACACCATTGTGATCGTCACCCACAATATGCAGCAGGCGGCGCGGGTGAGTGACCAGACTGCGTTTTTCTCATTGGAGGCAACCGGGAAACCGGGTCGGCTGGTAGAAGTAGGGCCTACTGCGGCAATGTTTGAACATCCGCAGGAACAAGAAACCGAAGACTATATCTCCGGACGGTTCGGCTAACCCGCGTGAAGTAATGCGCCAACCACATTGAATGGAACCGTCGCACGGCTTCCACGGCTGCATCGCCGAAAAAACAGCGCCGACAATGGTGTTGAGCAAGGGTGATCCCCTTGCCGCAAGAAACCTTGTCGGCGCTGTACTGTGTGCAGCGGTTACAGCGGCCGCCACCGGCTACGCTGCACCGGTGGTGCAGGTGGACGCTTGCGCGCGTGGGAAGTCAACCGTGCCGGTTTGTGCCAGGTGGCGGGTAGTGTGTTACCGCTTTTGGTAGAGCGACTTTTTCGCGAACACGGGATCGCTGGTGACCAGCACCCCAAGAGAGCGGAAAATTCCCTCATCGACACTGCCCAAAATAGTGGTGGTGTGCGCATCGCAGCCTTGCAGATTCTTCAACTGCTCTAAAGCCTTGCGCGCATCCTCATCGTGGCCAGCAGACACCGACAGTGCAATGAGCACCTCATCGGTGTGCAGCCGCGGATTCCGGGAACCCAAATGCACCGTCTTCAACTCTTGGATCGGCTCGATGGCTTCCTTCGACAACAGATGCATATCGGGGTCGAGGCCAGCTAAATGCTTCAAAGCATTGAGCAATACTGCCGCGGAACAGCCCACCAGATCACTGGTGCGGCCGGTAACAATGGTGCCATCGCCCAACTCGAGGGCAGCCGCAGGAAGACCAGTGGCTTCTGCTTTGGCACGGGCAGGCTGCACCACAGTGCGATCTGTGACTTTCAACCCGGCTTTCGCCATCACCACTGCCGCCCGATCCGAATCGGTGGAATCCTTCGCGCCGCGTGCCTCGTCGACGAGCGCTTGGAAGTAGCGGCGAATAATCTCATTGTTTGCAGCAGCCCGACAGGCTGCATCGTCAACAATGCAATTACCGGCCATGTTCACACCCATATCGGTCGGGGACTGGTATGGGGTGTTGCCGGTAAGTTTCGTCAGCAGGGTTTTCAGCAGTGGGAAGGCTTCCACATCCCGGTTATAGTTCACCGTCGACTTGCCATACGCCGACAGGTGGAAATGGTCGATGACATTGGCATCATTCAAATCGACCGTTGCCGCCTCATAGGCAAGATTCACCGGATGCTCCAGCGGCAGATTCCAAATCGGGAAGGTTTCAAACTTTGCATAGCCGGCATTCACACCCCGCTTATGCTCGTGGTAGATCTGCGAAAGACAGGTGGCAAGTTTCCCGGAACCAGGACCTGGGGCGGTCACCACCACCAGGTTACGGGTGGTTTCGGCGAATTCGTTGCGGCCAAGTCCCGCCTCCGAGACGATAAAGTCCGTGTCGGAGGGATAACCGGGAATGACCCGATGGCGGGAAACTGTCAACCCCAGCCGTTCCAGGCGCTGCTTGCATTCCACCGCTTTGGTGTTGGTGTCGTCCATTTGGGTGAGCACCACATTGTTGACCAGGAATCCCCGCTCCCGGAACACATCCACCAGACGCAGCACATCATCTTCATAGGTGATGCCCAGGTCGGCGCGAATCTTGTTGCGTTCGATGTCTTTAGCGTTCAAACAGACAAGGATTTCTACCTCGTCTTTGATTCGATCGAGCATGGCAATCTTGTTGTCAGGGGTAAACCCTGGCAGCACCCGGGAGGCATGCATGTCATCGAAGAGCTTGCCGCCCATCTCCAGGTACAGTTTGCCGCCGATTTCTTCGCGTCGCTGCCGGATATGTTCCGACTGCATTTCGATATATTGTTCGCGATCAAATCCTGTTACATGTGGCATGGAAAAAGTGTACTCTGCTCAATTCCGGCAGTGAAAACTCTCATTGTTTCCGCTGCTCACAGGCCACTTTCTGGCCGTAGTTAGGGTGCGTGGGGAATGCCTATTCCTGTCGGTCTATAGGTTGTGGGGTTTGGGTTGTGGCGCGATCCCCAGCCGATGCTCTAAGGCGGCGAGTCGATCATCGAAGCGTTCCCCGCGTTGGGCGGCTTCCCGGTTGGCCAGATATTCGGCTGGTTTCATGCCGGTGGACAGATAGATGATTCGGCTAGCAACGTTGACAATGTGGTCGGCGTAGCGTTCGAAATAGCGCGACAGCAGTGCCACATCGACGGCTTGGGTGGTGGAGTGTTCCCACGGGCGGGCGGTAAGAAGAAGGAATAAATGTTTCTGAATATCGTCGACCGCGTCATCGTCGGCGCCGAACACCACTGCCACATCCACATCATCCGGGTCGGTGAGGAGATCACCCAGTTTTTGGGTCATCTCTTGGGCGAGCCGCGAATATTCTTCGAAATAGCCGACGAGCGGCTCAGGGAGCACCTGTGCAGGATGCCGCAGCCGGGCGGTGGTGGCGATATGTTTTGCCAACGTCGCCATGCGGGAGATGTCTTCCACAATATAGATACTGGACACTACTTGCCGCAGGTCGCGGGCGAGCGGTCCTTCCAAAGCAAGCAGCTGCACGGCTCGTTCTTCGCAGCGTTGAGTGATCGGTTTGAGATCATCGGTGAGGGTAAGTGCTTGTTCGGCGGCGGTGAGATCCTGCGCTAGCAGCGCCTTCGCTGCCTGCTGCATGATGACCTGCACAGTGTCACACATGACGATGAGATCTTGGGCAAACCGGTCGAGTCGTTCCTGGTAAGAGCTGCGCATACT
The Corynebacterium choanae DNA segment above includes these coding regions:
- the pstB gene encoding phosphate ABC transporter ATP-binding protein PstB, which encodes MAEQLDLHDVNIYYGDFHAVQDVNLHVPANAVTAFIGPSGCGKSTVLRTINRMHEVTPGARVTGEILLDGKNIYDPDVDPVAVRSTIGMVFQKPNPFPTMSIAENVTAGLRLAGEKNKDKLAAVTEEALRGANLWEEVKDRLDKPGGGLSGGQQQRLCIARAIAVKPNVLLMDEPCSALDPISTLAVEELITQLKDDYTIVIVTHNMQQAARVSDQTAFFSLEATGKPGRLVEVGPTAAMFEHPQEQETEDYISGRFG
- a CDS encoding DUF1846 domain-containing protein, encoding MPHVTGFDREQYIEMQSEHIRQRREEIGGKLYLEMGGKLFDDMHASRVLPGFTPDNKIAMLDRIKDEVEILVCLNAKDIERNKIRADLGITYEDDVLRLVDVFRERGFLVNNVVLTQMDDTNTKAVECKQRLERLGLTVSRHRVIPGYPSDTDFIVSEAGLGRNEFAETTRNLVVVTAPGPGSGKLATCLSQIYHEHKRGVNAGYAKFETFPIWNLPLEHPVNLAYEAATVDLNDANVIDHFHLSAYGKSTVNYNRDVEAFPLLKTLLTKLTGNTPYQSPTDMGVNMAGNCIVDDAACRAAANNEIIRRYFQALVDEARGAKDSTDSDRAAVVMAKAGLKVTDRTVVQPARAKAEATGLPAAALELGDGTIVTGRTSDLVGCSAAVLLNALKHLAGLDPDMHLLSKEAIEPIQELKTVHLGSRNPRLHTDEVLIALSVSAGHDEDARKALEQLKNLQGCDAHTTTILGSVDEGIFRSLGVLVTSDPVFAKKSLYQKR
- a CDS encoding phosphate signaling complex PhoU family protein, which gives rise to MRSSYQERLDRFAQDLIVMCDTVQVIMQQAAKALLAQDLTAAEQALTLTDDLKPITQRCEERAVQLLALEGPLARDLRQVVSSIYIVEDISRMATLAKHIATTARLRHPAQVLPEPLVGYFEEYSRLAQEMTQKLGDLLTDPDDVDVAVVFGADDDAVDDIQKHLFLLLTARPWEHSTTQAVDVALLSRYFERYADHIVNVASRIIYLSTGMKPAEYLANREAAQRGERFDDRLAALEHRLGIAPQPKPHNL